A stretch of Myxococcus hansupus DNA encodes these proteins:
- a CDS encoding HEAT repeat domain-containing protein gives MNDRRWLLAAPLLLLGLGLGAHRLLFSDEAPPVEPAPVPTARASSAPAPAPTPGAAKSPPTAHAHRAWVPGTQFVYDLDARQQLSFAQQGARAGETLTITFLGELTMAVVGGQGDRLDTQVQVRTARFDFQSDGRDALDANARERVLGHLQHPFYVTYTRQGAALLTHFERDVDPLTQNLLRSLVAATQFVKPLTTQTTWEAQELDVTGQYVAHYQPAPGERQYARRKLRYLRMSSPQGLRPLEAGMSITVDATTDFGLGEEGWPATVHSRERVAVESGPDLPTALADSEVRLTRSDVRRVPALIGSLELRRQHLGSSTLATQVYAAQDPKAELRRLVAGAKLTDLVGALRALPPDSASSGEATSQLMNRLRALFTLEPDKAHGVPELLRGEKDRNVYSSIIGSLSAASTPEALSALAQVMTDGQQGLRTRVDAAAGLGMAPQPTEEGIAALREMAQSPETDVRSTATLALGNAARNLEEQNSPDAQNLLRELAQSVAASSTPEARALRLRALGNTASPEVLAVIQDALRDTSPIVREAAIEALRLIPGATADQLLAMRMVDDPAPEVRRAAIFATSFRALPGFLPVFERALRTDAVDAVRNDVVRLLGERVTQLSGAADLLAWAGQNDPNGDIRHTAIAYLTPRLPSGPQGP, from the coding sequence GTGAATGACCGACGCTGGCTCCTGGCCGCCCCTCTCCTGCTCCTCGGCCTTGGACTTGGGGCCCACCGCCTCCTGTTCTCGGACGAGGCACCGCCCGTCGAGCCCGCCCCGGTCCCCACCGCGCGCGCCTCGAGTGCGCCGGCCCCCGCGCCCACGCCCGGTGCCGCGAAGTCCCCGCCCACGGCGCACGCGCACCGCGCCTGGGTTCCCGGCACCCAGTTCGTGTACGACCTGGACGCGCGGCAGCAGCTCTCCTTCGCCCAGCAGGGAGCCCGCGCGGGTGAAACCCTGACCATCACCTTCCTGGGCGAGCTGACGATGGCGGTCGTCGGCGGCCAGGGTGACAGGCTGGACACCCAGGTGCAGGTCCGCACCGCCCGCTTCGACTTCCAATCCGACGGACGCGACGCGCTCGACGCGAACGCCCGTGAGCGCGTGCTCGGCCACCTCCAGCACCCCTTCTACGTGACGTACACCCGGCAGGGCGCCGCGCTGCTCACGCACTTCGAGCGGGACGTGGACCCGCTCACCCAGAACCTGCTGCGCTCGCTGGTGGCCGCGACCCAGTTCGTCAAACCCCTCACGACCCAGACGACGTGGGAGGCGCAGGAGCTCGACGTCACCGGCCAGTACGTGGCCCATTACCAGCCCGCCCCGGGCGAGCGGCAATACGCGCGGCGCAAGCTGCGCTACCTGCGGATGTCCTCGCCCCAGGGCCTGCGCCCGCTGGAGGCCGGGATGAGCATCACCGTGGACGCCACCACCGACTTCGGCCTGGGCGAGGAAGGCTGGCCCGCGACGGTCCACAGCCGCGAGCGCGTCGCGGTGGAGTCGGGCCCGGACCTGCCCACGGCGCTGGCGGACTCGGAGGTGCGGCTCACGCGGAGCGACGTGCGGCGCGTACCCGCGCTCATCGGCTCGCTGGAGCTGCGGCGGCAGCACCTGGGCTCCTCCACCCTGGCGACCCAGGTGTACGCCGCCCAGGACCCCAAGGCCGAGCTGCGGCGCCTGGTGGCGGGCGCGAAGCTGACGGACCTGGTCGGCGCGCTCCGTGCGCTGCCGCCAGACTCCGCGAGCAGCGGCGAGGCGACGTCGCAGTTGATGAACCGCCTGCGCGCGCTCTTCACCCTGGAGCCGGACAAGGCCCACGGCGTGCCGGAACTGCTGCGGGGCGAGAAGGACCGCAACGTCTACAGCAGCATCATCGGCTCGCTGTCGGCGGCCAGCACGCCCGAGGCCCTGAGCGCCCTGGCGCAGGTGATGACGGATGGCCAGCAAGGCCTGCGCACGCGCGTGGACGCCGCCGCCGGGCTCGGCATGGCGCCGCAGCCCACCGAGGAAGGCATCGCCGCGCTGCGGGAGATGGCGCAGAGCCCGGAGACGGACGTGCGCAGCACCGCCACGCTCGCGCTGGGCAACGCCGCGCGCAACCTGGAGGAGCAGAACTCACCCGACGCGCAGAACCTGCTGCGGGAGCTCGCCCAGTCCGTGGCCGCGTCCTCCACGCCGGAGGCCCGCGCCCTTCGCCTGCGCGCGCTGGGCAACACCGCCAGCCCCGAGGTGCTCGCCGTCATCCAGGACGCGCTGCGGGACACCTCGCCCATCGTCCGGGAAGCGGCCATCGAGGCGCTGCGCCTGATTCCCGGCGCCACCGCGGACCAGCTCCTGGCCATGCGCATGGTGGATGACCCGGCGCCCGAGGTCCGGCGCGCGGCCATCTTCGCCACGAGCTTCCGGGCGCTGCCGGGCTTCCTGCCGGTGTTCGAGCGAGCACTGCGCACGGACGCGGTGGACGCGGTCCGCAACGACGTGGTGCGACTGCTGGGTGAACGCGTGACGCAGCTCTCCGGCGCCGCGGACCTGCTGGCCTGGGCTGGACAGAACGACCCCAACGGCGACATCCGTCACACGGCGATCGCCTACCTCACGCCGCGTTTGCCCTCCGGCCCGCAGGGCCCCTGA
- a CDS encoding M56 and MltD domain-containing protein → MSAVLREFASLYLTWALLLAVAPPLAWLSLAALARIGRPLSARQALKVGRGVLVLSLVLPLLAAAVHTVMPAGPRFSFERSVARHAGRLPGPLVETQPVAPSARVSRALPSLPPVLPAAALTLLLGGVAVTVRALVRHRRLLRQLEALPRVRSVGRIAVVLGEDGMPAFSAWFPRGWHRASAWVVVPPALLEDAEGLRLTVLHELQHHRQRDTHWAFARLALTSAFFWHPAAHGLSRWWVSLQELACDEALVATGRVQPQAYARCLLQAALAVPSHSSLPAGATGMAHPTTRRIQMLFQPRPARAQGVTTLLAALCLVLAPLAALSQGVAKGRAVTLVEAQSLARTSQPEGDLPVVVDAHVVARLNALTGTEKGRAFMKRALENLATHRAALAGPLRAKGLPEGLLAVAVVESAATNMPETDGRPSLAPGMRGAGVWMFIPETARRYGLEVSDARDERLDVARETQAAAALLSDLHARFGDWRLALAAYNQGSKKVEAALAAGGSRDATALIDAGHLNDYAATVQAGLLILRNPHLLD, encoded by the coding sequence GTGAGCGCCGTGCTGCGTGAGTTCGCGTCGCTGTATCTGACGTGGGCGTTGCTGCTCGCCGTGGCGCCGCCGTTGGCGTGGCTGTCGTTGGCGGCCCTGGCTCGAATCGGGCGCCCCCTGTCGGCGCGGCAGGCCCTGAAGGTGGGACGCGGCGTGCTGGTGCTCTCGCTGGTGCTTCCGTTGTTGGCGGCGGCCGTGCACACGGTGATGCCCGCGGGGCCGCGCTTCTCCTTCGAGCGCTCGGTGGCGCGTCACGCGGGACGACTGCCCGGGCCCCTGGTGGAGACGCAGCCGGTGGCGCCATCGGCGCGAGTCTCTCGGGCCCTGCCGTCCCTGCCACCGGTGCTGCCGGCCGCCGCGCTGACGCTGCTGCTGGGGGGCGTGGCTGTCACGGTGCGCGCGCTCGTCCGGCATCGGAGGCTGCTGCGCCAGTTGGAGGCGCTGCCGCGCGTGCGAAGCGTGGGGCGCATCGCCGTGGTGCTGGGCGAAGACGGCATGCCGGCGTTCTCCGCGTGGTTTCCGCGCGGGTGGCACCGGGCATCCGCGTGGGTGGTGGTGCCTCCCGCGTTGCTGGAGGACGCGGAGGGTCTGCGGCTCACGGTGTTGCATGAGCTGCAGCACCACCGGCAGCGCGACACGCATTGGGCCTTCGCGCGGCTCGCGCTCACCAGCGCGTTCTTCTGGCACCCGGCCGCGCATGGCCTGTCCCGCTGGTGGGTGTCACTTCAGGAGTTGGCTTGTGACGAGGCGCTCGTGGCCACCGGGCGTGTCCAGCCGCAGGCCTATGCGCGCTGCCTGCTCCAGGCGGCCTTGGCGGTTCCTTCCCATTCCTCACTTCCCGCCGGTGCCACCGGCATGGCTCACCCCACCACAAGGAGAATCCAGATGCTGTTTCAGCCTCGTCCTGCCCGTGCCCAGGGTGTCACCACGCTCTTGGCCGCGCTGTGTCTCGTCCTCGCGCCGCTCGCGGCGTTGTCTCAAGGCGTGGCGAAGGGCCGCGCGGTGACGCTGGTGGAAGCGCAATCCCTGGCGCGGACGAGTCAGCCGGAGGGCGACTTGCCGGTGGTGGTGGATGCGCACGTGGTGGCGCGGCTCAATGCGCTCACGGGCACGGAGAAGGGGCGCGCGTTCATGAAGCGCGCGCTGGAGAACCTGGCGACGCATCGCGCGGCGCTCGCGGGGCCGCTGCGCGCCAAGGGGCTGCCCGAGGGGCTCCTGGCGGTGGCCGTCGTCGAGTCCGCGGCGACGAACATGCCGGAGACGGATGGCCGGCCCTCGCTGGCGCCGGGCATGCGCGGCGCGGGCGTGTGGATGTTCATCCCGGAGACGGCGCGGCGCTACGGGCTGGAGGTGAGTGACGCGCGTGACGAGCGGCTGGACGTGGCGCGCGAAACGCAGGCCGCCGCCGCGCTGCTGTCGGACCTTCACGCGCGGTTCGGTGACTGGCGGCTGGCGCTCGCCGCGTACAACCAGGGCAGCAAGAAGGTGGAGGCGGCGCTCGCCGCGGGCGGCAGCCGTGATGCCACCGCGCTCATCGACGCTGGGCATCTCAACGACTACGCCGCCACCGTGCAGGCGGGGTTGCTCATCCTGCGCAACCCGCACCTGCTGGATTGA
- a CDS encoding outer membrane beta-barrel protein yields the protein MIWKFTALSLALSAPAFAADWRNDGNFRRKEVKSTEELEQAQEDRGFTLGLRGGYALPLGDSTGTRSGDNFKMSDAYKGAIPLQVDVGYFFNSNVYLGAYFQYAPVLLPDNAACSETGVSCSSDQMRFGINASYHFRAGEKFMPWLGLGIGYEMINTKVSAREGDIESIIGVGARGIEFASIQAGADYRINDTFSIGPYVSLAAGVYQTATSSIEMKNVPILGDASESSSESIDNKAVHAWLSGGLRMQVRF from the coding sequence ATGATTTGGAAGTTCACGGCGCTCTCCCTCGCTCTCTCCGCTCCCGCCTTCGCCGCGGACTGGCGCAACGACGGCAACTTCCGGCGCAAGGAGGTCAAGAGCACCGAGGAGCTCGAGCAGGCCCAGGAGGACCGGGGCTTCACTTTGGGCCTGCGCGGCGGCTACGCCCTTCCCCTGGGTGACTCCACGGGCACCCGGAGCGGCGACAACTTCAAGATGAGTGACGCGTACAAGGGCGCCATCCCCTTGCAGGTGGACGTGGGTTACTTCTTCAACTCGAACGTCTACCTGGGCGCCTACTTCCAATATGCGCCCGTGCTGCTGCCCGATAACGCAGCGTGCTCCGAGACGGGGGTGAGCTGCAGCTCGGACCAGATGCGCTTCGGCATCAACGCGTCCTACCACTTCCGCGCGGGTGAGAAGTTCATGCCCTGGCTGGGCCTGGGCATCGGCTACGAGATGATCAACACGAAGGTCTCCGCGCGCGAGGGAGACATCGAGTCCATCATCGGCGTCGGCGCCCGCGGCATCGAGTTCGCTTCCATCCAGGCCGGCGCCGACTACCGCATCAACGACACGTTCTCCATCGGGCCCTATGTGTCGCTCGCGGCGGGCGTCTACCAGACGGCGACCTCCAGCATCGAGATGAAGAACGTCCCCATCCTGGGTGACGCTTCGGAGTCGTCCTCGGAGAGCATCGACAACAAGGCGGTCCACGCCTGGCTGTCGGGGGGCCTCCGGATGCAGGTCCGCTTCTGA
- a CDS encoding TetR/AcrR family transcriptional regulator has translation MSTPPRSRLRATDARLPLTTAAPPEGTRRRILETALQLFASRGYHDTSIRDLATALELRPSALYAHFAAKDHVLAELVRIGHEAHFEALETAFRDAQPTPVAQVRALVHAHTRVHAEHPQLAMVVNEEFYALSQELAAPAQVLRDRANAMLMDAILRGQAQGQFAPLHPAITAAAIVGMGSRIPHWFEPGGPIEVEALANTHAELALRMLGHASST, from the coding sequence ATGAGTACGCCCCCCCGCTCCCGCCTGCGCGCCACGGACGCCCGCCTTCCCCTCACGACGGCGGCGCCGCCCGAGGGGACCCGTCGGCGCATCCTGGAGACGGCCCTCCAGCTCTTCGCGAGCCGCGGCTATCACGACACGTCCATCCGGGACCTCGCCACCGCCCTGGAGCTGCGGCCCAGCGCGCTGTACGCCCACTTCGCGGCCAAGGACCACGTGCTCGCGGAGCTGGTGCGCATTGGTCACGAGGCCCACTTCGAGGCGCTGGAGACGGCGTTCCGCGACGCGCAGCCCACGCCCGTGGCCCAGGTGCGCGCGTTGGTCCATGCCCACACGCGCGTCCACGCGGAGCACCCGCAGCTCGCCATGGTGGTGAACGAGGAGTTCTACGCGTTGAGCCAGGAGCTGGCCGCGCCCGCCCAGGTGCTGCGGGACAGGGCCAACGCCATGTTGATGGACGCCATCCTGCGCGGCCAGGCCCAGGGGCAGTTCGCGCCGCTCCATCCCGCCATCACCGCCGCGGCGATTGTCGGCATGGGCTCGCGAATCCCCCACTGGTTCGAGCCCGGCGGCCCCATCGAAGTGGAGGCGTTGGCGAACACCCACGCAGAGCTCGCGCTGCGGATGCTGGGCCACGCCTCCAGCACGTGA
- a CDS encoding LysR family transcriptional regulator has translation MDISWDDARLFLAIAETGSFSGAARQLRIGQPTVSRRLAALEYAVGAALFRRGVDGAVLTVAGERLVMPAKKMAEWAGELHRAAESSDTSPRGLVRVTASPYMSFDFLAPFAGAVSRKFEGLRLEVLSGIQYLDLGRGEADLALRAKAPTNADLKRVYSLDVRNAVFVAKSLKARLPKRPTLQQLPWVAWAPPFDMTPPNPQLESIIPGFSPVFTADNYLVLLAAAEAGVGAMVLADLRHRFVRERRLVPLDIDLGPYATLPLHLVCAKSALDIPRVRKVSELLVEELEQAKKR, from the coding sequence ATGGATATCTCCTGGGATGACGCGCGGCTGTTCCTGGCCATCGCGGAGACGGGCAGCTTCAGCGGGGCGGCGCGGCAGCTTCGCATCGGGCAGCCCACGGTGAGCCGGAGGCTGGCGGCGCTGGAGTACGCGGTGGGCGCCGCGCTGTTCCGCCGGGGCGTGGACGGCGCGGTGCTGACGGTGGCGGGCGAACGGCTGGTGATGCCGGCGAAGAAGATGGCGGAGTGGGCGGGGGAGCTGCACCGCGCGGCGGAGTCGTCGGACACGTCGCCTCGCGGGCTGGTGCGGGTGACGGCCTCGCCGTACATGAGCTTCGACTTCCTCGCGCCCTTCGCTGGGGCCGTGTCGAGGAAGTTCGAGGGCCTGCGGCTGGAGGTTCTCTCCGGGATTCAATACCTGGACCTGGGGCGCGGCGAGGCGGACCTCGCGCTGCGAGCCAAGGCCCCGACGAACGCTGACTTGAAGCGCGTGTATTCGCTGGATGTTCGCAACGCCGTCTTCGTCGCGAAGTCGCTCAAGGCGAGGCTGCCGAAGCGGCCCACGCTCCAGCAGCTCCCGTGGGTGGCCTGGGCGCCGCCGTTCGACATGACGCCACCCAATCCCCAACTGGAGTCCATCATCCCCGGCTTCTCTCCGGTGTTCACGGCGGACAACTACCTGGTGCTGCTGGCGGCGGCCGAGGCCGGCGTGGGGGCCATGGTGCTGGCGGACCTGCGGCACCGCTTCGTGCGCGAGCGGCGCCTCGTGCCGCTCGACATCGACCTGGGGCCCTACGCGACCCTGCCGCTGCACCTGGTGTGCGCGAAGTCCGCGCTCGACATCCCGCGTGTTCGGAAGGTGTCGGAGCTGTTGGTCGAGGAGTTGGAGCAGGCGAAGAAGCGTTGA
- a CDS encoding MBL fold metallo-hydrolase: protein MRTRSSIALSLAAVLGGALALTGCAVTSHGVQPSALGVARPSSELLPLLSQPGPVELETVVSCDWSVDRGGLINLDHPTAKTAGLDDSAEPIQVFFHAIRHPEKGLFIVDTGVETAMRDAPEKAAMRGLIASAMDMEKMTVHAPLGEWLAKQPQPLSGVFLTHLHPDHITGMADVPAGTPVYTGPGEARDRAFVNMVVQGNSDRALAGKPPLSEWTYAREDAGLFDGAVDIFGDGSVWALWLPGHTPGTTAYLVRSTKGPVLLAGDISHTRWGWEHDVEPGSFNNDGDRATVSFKRLRAFAQAHPEVEVRLGHQH from the coding sequence ATGCGGACCCGTTCTTCCATTGCCCTCTCGCTCGCCGCGGTGCTCGGAGGCGCCCTGGCCCTCACCGGCTGCGCCGTCACCTCGCATGGGGTGCAGCCCTCCGCGCTCGGCGTGGCGCGGCCGTCCTCGGAGCTGCTGCCCCTGCTGAGCCAGCCGGGCCCGGTGGAACTGGAGACGGTCGTCTCCTGCGACTGGTCCGTGGATCGCGGCGGCCTCATCAACCTGGACCACCCCACCGCGAAGACCGCGGGCCTGGACGACAGCGCCGAGCCCATCCAGGTCTTCTTCCATGCCATCCGCCATCCGGAGAAGGGCCTCTTCATCGTGGACACCGGCGTGGAGACGGCGATGCGCGACGCGCCGGAGAAGGCCGCGATGCGAGGCCTCATCGCCAGCGCCATGGACATGGAGAAGATGACGGTGCACGCGCCGCTGGGCGAGTGGCTCGCGAAGCAGCCGCAGCCCCTGTCGGGCGTGTTCCTCACGCACCTGCACCCGGACCACATCACCGGCATGGCGGACGTGCCCGCGGGCACGCCCGTCTACACGGGGCCGGGCGAGGCCAGGGACCGCGCCTTCGTGAACATGGTCGTCCAGGGCAACAGCGACCGCGCCCTGGCCGGCAAGCCGCCGCTGTCCGAGTGGACCTACGCCCGCGAGGACGCCGGCCTCTTCGACGGCGCGGTGGACATCTTCGGTGACGGCTCCGTGTGGGCGCTCTGGCTGCCCGGCCACACGCCCGGCACCACCGCGTACCTGGTGCGCTCCACGAAGGGCCCGGTGCTGCTCGCGGGCGACATCAGCCACACGCGCTGGGGCTGGGAGCACGACGTGGAGCCAGGCTCCTTCAACAACGACGGGGACCGCGCGACGGTGAGCTTCAAGCGGCTGCGCGCGTTCGCCCAGGCGCACCCGGAGGTCGAGGTGCGCCTGGGTCACCAGCACTGA
- a CDS encoding alpha/beta hydrolase family esterase has product MKRNAVACLRTWLLLLAVLTLTAAAPARAGTWVHGIEGTRGFQLWVPTGYQADSPLPLVVALHGCFQNPSQFAGLTRLNEKADAEKFLVLYPNQATFANPTQCWNFMLVLNQTRGHGEPALIVGMVEQVRRHYAVDARRIYVGGVSSGAVLTGTLLACYSDVFAAGMIGAGAMYKAATTISGTGFAMLFGSIYHPDDRGRDAWVCSGRPRHTMPVLVVHGTRDSVVDIVNGRQATRQFLQTSDYGDDGVANDSIRPVATQTTRASVPGGRSYTVDDYVYGGSLVARHIEIQGMDHAWPGGDSRYPFADPSGPDATSLMWDFFRQHTRN; this is encoded by the coding sequence ATGAAGCGGAACGCTGTCGCGTGCTTACGCACGTGGTTGTTGCTGCTCGCTGTCCTCACGCTCACCGCCGCGGCCCCCGCCCGCGCGGGCACCTGGGTCCATGGCATCGAAGGGACGCGAGGCTTCCAGCTCTGGGTGCCCACGGGCTACCAGGCGGACTCGCCGCTGCCGTTGGTGGTGGCGCTGCACGGCTGTTTCCAGAACCCGAGCCAGTTCGCCGGCCTCACGCGCCTCAATGAGAAGGCGGACGCCGAGAAGTTCCTGGTGCTGTATCCGAACCAGGCGACGTTCGCGAACCCCACCCAGTGTTGGAACTTCATGCTGGTGCTCAACCAGACGCGTGGCCACGGTGAGCCCGCGCTCATCGTGGGCATGGTGGAGCAGGTCCGCCGGCACTACGCGGTGGACGCGCGCCGCATCTACGTGGGCGGTGTCAGCTCCGGCGCGGTGCTCACGGGCACGCTGCTGGCGTGTTACTCGGACGTGTTCGCCGCGGGGATGATTGGCGCGGGGGCCATGTACAAGGCCGCCACCACGATTTCCGGCACGGGCTTCGCGATGCTCTTCGGCAGCATCTACCACCCGGATGACCGGGGCCGGGACGCGTGGGTGTGCTCGGGCCGCCCGCGTCACACGATGCCGGTGCTCGTGGTGCACGGGACGCGGGACAGCGTGGTCGACATCGTCAATGGCCGGCAGGCGACGCGGCAGTTCCTGCAGACCAGTGACTACGGGGATGACGGCGTGGCCAACGACAGCATCCGTCCGGTGGCCACCCAGACGACGCGGGCGAGCGTGCCGGGCGGGCGCAGCTACACCGTGGACGACTACGTCTACGGCGGCTCGCTGGTGGCGCGGCACATCGAAATCCAGGGCATGGACCACGCGTGGCCCGGTGGGGATTCGCGCTATCCCTTCGCGGACCCGTCCGGGCCGGACGCCACCTCCCTCATGTGGGACTTCTTCCGGCAGCACACCCGGAACTGA
- a CDS encoding alpha/beta fold hydrolase — protein MPLLQFEELSLYFDVLGEGTPVLLLHGLGSTGRDWESVAPRLTARHRVIIPDARGHGRSGKPPGEYGVPRFARDIAGLCDALGLTRVHVVGLSMGGMMAFQLAADRPELVRSLVIVNSGPELVARTLRRKFEFGLRLTLLKLLGPSALAKVLAPKLFPKPEQEALRQRAVEIFGANDPDAYLRATKGLLGWSVMDRLGGITCPVLVLASDRDYTPVAAKQAYVDLLPNARLQVLSDSGHASPHDQPEKVAEAVEAFLAGVEDAAEDARQPG, from the coding sequence ATGCCGTTGCTCCAGTTCGAGGAGCTCTCCCTCTACTTCGATGTGTTGGGTGAAGGCACTCCCGTGCTGCTGCTCCATGGGCTTGGCTCCACGGGCCGTGACTGGGAGTCCGTGGCACCCAGACTGACGGCCCGACACCGCGTCATCATCCCCGATGCGCGGGGGCATGGGCGCAGCGGGAAGCCGCCGGGCGAGTATGGGGTGCCCCGCTTCGCTCGGGACATCGCCGGCCTGTGTGACGCGCTGGGTCTGACGCGCGTCCACGTGGTGGGCCTGTCCATGGGCGGCATGATGGCGTTCCAGCTCGCGGCGGATCGGCCGGAGCTGGTGCGCAGCCTGGTCATCGTCAACAGCGGCCCGGAGCTGGTGGCGCGCACGCTGCGCCGCAAGTTCGAGTTCGGGCTGCGCCTGACACTGCTGAAGCTGCTGGGGCCCTCGGCGCTGGCCAAGGTGCTGGCGCCCAAGTTGTTCCCCAAGCCAGAGCAGGAGGCGCTGCGCCAGCGCGCGGTGGAGATTTTCGGCGCCAACGACCCGGACGCCTACCTGCGCGCGACGAAGGGGCTGTTGGGGTGGAGCGTCATGGACCGGCTGGGGGGCATCACCTGCCCGGTGCTGGTGCTCGCGTCGGACCGTGACTACACGCCCGTGGCCGCGAAGCAGGCCTACGTGGACCTGCTGCCCAATGCGAGGCTCCAGGTGTTGAGTGACTCCGGCCATGCGTCACCGCATGACCAGCCCGAGAAGGTCGCCGAGGCCGTGGAGGCCTTCCTGGCCGGAGTCGAGGACGCCGCGGAGGATGCGCGGCAGCCGGGCTGA
- a CDS encoding BlaI/MecI/CopY family transcriptional regulator: MTRKPVPEVEEAARPLTPVELELMHIVWRLGEVAVADVLTALPPERALAYTSVSTVLRILEQKGVVRSRKQGRGHLYSAVLPRDAYEAQSVRHLVETVFDGTPSALVARLVEAVPLSSSDVDQLRKLLEAKGRKP, translated from the coding sequence GTGACTCGCAAGCCCGTGCCCGAAGTCGAAGAGGCTGCCCGGCCGCTGACGCCGGTGGAGCTGGAGTTGATGCACATCGTCTGGCGCCTGGGGGAGGTGGCCGTGGCGGATGTGCTCACCGCGCTGCCGCCGGAGCGCGCGCTGGCGTACACGTCGGTCTCCACGGTGCTGCGCATCCTGGAGCAGAAGGGCGTGGTGCGCAGCCGCAAGCAGGGGCGAGGTCACCTGTATTCAGCGGTGTTGCCGCGTGACGCCTACGAGGCGCAGAGCGTGCGTCACCTGGTGGAGACCGTCTTCGACGGAACGCCTTCCGCGTTGGTGGCCCGGTTGGTGGAGGCGGTGCCCCTGTCCTCGTCGGACGTGGACCAGTTGCGCAAGCTGCTCGAGGCGAAGGGGCGCAAGCCGTGA
- a CDS encoding bifunctional 3-(3-hydroxy-phenyl)propionate/3-hydroxycinnamic acid hydroxylase has translation MGCDSQQTDAQVDVIISGCGPVGALTGNLLGLLGVRTLLLERDVAPHGEPRAFSCDDEGLRIYQSTGLLDLLQSNMKQSNFAEYVGGSGKRFAELHIGDVDFGFGHSPLWFFHQPLLEGSLRDGLNRFEHVELRKGVMVEAVSQDATGVTVRYRDSRTGEQRTVRSRFLLGCDGARSGVRKAMGIPLSGRAYGEPWLAVSGTVTEGEVPELCRFVCDPKRPSFVATGAVNQIRWEFMLMPGETREQLESRDTINALIAPYVDPKRVRIERAQVYTFHCLNAARWRDGNVFLLGDAAHTMPPFMGQGLVSGMRDAANLAWKLQRVLSGQSPDSLLDTYEQERRPHVEAVQKLCIRVGHLFLARNSWVASARDALMRTIQRIPRVRKFIERFEFKEAPSHAEGFYFADKGEYFIQPRVKLESGEEVLLDDTLGNDFTVMCRWNAPSAELEAARELAQSLGGRMLTFRPPSEAASDAAPDAAPAVVDVTGKLTDWFSQHAADVVVLRPDRFVFGAVQARRLPELREALGV, from the coding sequence ATGGGTTGTGACAGCCAGCAGACCGACGCGCAGGTGGACGTCATCATCAGCGGTTGTGGGCCGGTGGGAGCGTTGACGGGGAACCTGCTGGGTCTCCTCGGCGTGCGCACCCTCTTGCTGGAGCGGGACGTTGCCCCGCACGGCGAGCCCCGCGCTTTTTCGTGCGACGACGAAGGCCTGCGCATCTACCAGTCCACCGGACTGTTGGATTTGCTGCAAAGCAACATGAAGCAGTCGAACTTCGCGGAATACGTGGGAGGCTCGGGAAAGCGCTTCGCGGAGCTCCACATCGGCGATGTGGACTTCGGCTTCGGCCACTCGCCGCTGTGGTTCTTCCACCAGCCCTTGCTGGAGGGCTCGCTGCGTGACGGGCTCAACCGCTTCGAGCACGTGGAGCTGCGCAAGGGCGTGATGGTGGAGGCGGTGTCACAGGACGCCACCGGGGTGACGGTGCGTTACCGTGACTCACGGACGGGGGAGCAGCGCACCGTCCGCTCGCGGTTCCTGCTGGGGTGTGACGGCGCGCGCAGCGGCGTGCGCAAGGCCATGGGCATCCCGCTGTCCGGCCGCGCCTACGGTGAGCCCTGGCTGGCGGTGTCCGGCACCGTCACGGAGGGGGAGGTCCCGGAGCTGTGCCGCTTCGTGTGCGACCCGAAGCGCCCGTCCTTCGTGGCCACCGGCGCGGTGAACCAGATTCGCTGGGAGTTCATGCTGATGCCCGGCGAGACGCGCGAGCAGTTGGAGAGCCGGGACACCATCAACGCGCTCATCGCGCCGTACGTGGACCCCAAGCGCGTCCGCATCGAGCGCGCGCAGGTGTACACCTTCCACTGCCTCAACGCGGCGCGTTGGCGCGACGGCAATGTGTTCCTGCTGGGTGACGCGGCGCACACCATGCCGCCCTTCATGGGCCAGGGCCTGGTGTCGGGCATGCGGGACGCGGCCAACCTGGCGTGGAAGCTCCAGCGGGTGCTCAGCGGGCAGTCCCCGGACTCGCTGCTGGACACCTACGAGCAGGAGCGCCGGCCGCACGTGGAGGCGGTGCAGAAGCTGTGCATCCGGGTGGGGCACCTGTTCCTGGCGCGCAACTCCTGGGTGGCGTCCGCGCGTGACGCGCTGATGCGGACGATTCAGCGCATCCCCCGCGTGCGCAAGTTCATCGAGCGCTTCGAGTTCAAGGAGGCCCCGTCGCACGCGGAGGGCTTCTACTTCGCGGACAAGGGCGAGTACTTCATCCAGCCGCGCGTGAAGCTGGAGTCGGGCGAGGAGGTGCTGCTCGACGACACCCTGGGCAACGACTTCACGGTGATGTGCCGGTGGAACGCGCCGTCGGCGGAGCTGGAGGCGGCGCGGGAGCTGGCGCAGTCCCTGGGCGGCCGGATGCTGACGTTCCGGCCTCCGTCCGAGGCGGCCAGCGATGCGGCGCCTGACGCCGCGCCCGCCGTGGTGGACGTCACCGGGAAGCTGACGGACTGGTTCTCCCAGCACGCCGCGGACGTGGTGGTGCTGCGCCCGGACCGCTTCGTCTTCGGTGCGGTCCAGGCGCGGCGTCTGCCGGAGCTGCGCGAGGCGCTGGGCGTGTAG